Proteins from a single region of Juglans microcarpa x Juglans regia isolate MS1-56 chromosome 5S, Jm3101_v1.0, whole genome shotgun sequence:
- the LOC121267555 gene encoding plasma membrane-associated cation-binding protein 1-like, translating into MGYWKEKVLPKIKKVFDKTSTGTKKASASEACKSFDESKEQINKEFEEKRIELQPKVLEIYESSSAEIKTFIKEPKEAGLKKNSVVVQKFLEELVKIEFPGSKPVSEASSKFGPALVPGPVLFVFEKVSTFIVTEEKVDEPPPAAATTTEEAGGNKEKEMILVVEEEKKEEKKEEEEKKDREVEKIEEEKIELAVEVAEKEEAAPATIEPANVKEAAEPPKL; encoded by the exons ATGGGTTACTGGAAAGAAAAGGTTCTTCCAAAGATCAAGAAGGTTTTCGACAAGACTAGTACTGGTACCAAGAAGGCTTCTGCTTCTGAGGCATGCAAGTCGTTCGACGAGTctaag GAGCAAATCAATAAGGAGTTTGAAGAGAAGAGGATTGAGCTTCAACCTAAAGTCCTCGAGATATATGAGTCTTCTTCAGCAGAAATCAAG ACTTTTATCAAGGAACCTAAGGAGGCAGGATTGAAGAAGAACTCTGTTGTGGTTCAAAAGTTCCTAGAAGAACTCGTGAAAATCG AATTTCCAGGATCAAAACCAGTATCTGAAGCATCTTCAAAGTTTGGGCCAGCTTTGGTTCCAGGACCAGTTCTCTTTGTCTTTGAAAAGGTATCAACATTCATAGTCACAGAAGAGAAAGTTGATGAACCACCTCCAGCAGCAGCTACAACAACTGAAGAAGCGGGTGGCAATAAAGAAAAGGAGATGATCTTAGTtgtggaagaagagaagaaagaagaaaagaaggaagaggaagagaagaaagatcGGGAGGTggagaaaatagaagaagagaagataGAATTGGCAGTGGAGGTGgctgaaaaagaagaagcagcaCCAGCTACAATCGAGCCTGCCAATGTGAAGGAAGCTGCAGAGCCGCCAAAGCTTTGA